The Metamycoplasma phocicerebrale genome includes a region encoding these proteins:
- the gatB gene encoding Asp-tRNA(Asn)/Glu-tRNA(Gln) amidotransferase subunit GatB, producing MNNWELVIGIEIHLELNTKTKMFSSQPNLYTKNANIYVSHIDLAYPGSLPLVNKEAIIKGIKLAKALNMTIDRNIRFDRKNYFYPDLTKGYQITQQFNPIGKEGFTKIKVDNKWFQVPIERIHLEEDTAKSLHEKDLTYLNYNRAGIPLIEIVSKPAMHSAKEAVAYVESIKQIALALNISDAKMNEGSLRVDLNISVRKKGTQDLNTRVEIKNLNSTSNIEKAIEYEFKYQVDCYENNRFFAQETKRFDESKNITVSMRSKADSIDYKYFPDPNIPYIELPEEVIESIKIEELPYDKEKRYELNGLNNVQISQLINNVHYANFLDNLKTSNFKKTANIFFSEIVSFLNSEQLELKGLELDNEQTSQLIEWIIKGDINKNNLKLILKKHLEQPSLKLKNLITQNNWFIEKIEFSLDKIIQEILSENANLKEEFKINPNRASKFMMGQAMKKTMGKANPIELNKKIKELYEA from the coding sequence ATGAATAATTGAGAATTAGTTATAGGAATTGAAATTCATTTGGAATTAAACACAAAAACAAAAATGTTTTCTTCTCAACCCAATTTGTACACAAAGAACGCCAATATATATGTTTCTCACATAGATTTAGCTTATCCAGGGTCTCTTCCTTTAGTAAATAAAGAAGCAATTATTAAAGGCATTAAATTGGCAAAAGCTTTAAACATGACAATAGATAGAAATATAAGATTTGATAGAAAAAACTATTTTTATCCAGACTTAACTAAAGGTTATCAAATAACCCAACAATTCAACCCAATTGGAAAAGAAGGTTTTACTAAAATCAAAGTTGATAATAAATGATTTCAAGTTCCTATAGAAAGAATTCACTTAGAAGAGGATACAGCGAAATCATTACATGAAAAAGATTTAACTTATTTAAATTATAATAGGGCAGGCATACCTTTAATCGAAATAGTTTCTAAACCTGCAATGCATTCTGCTAAAGAGGCAGTTGCATATGTTGAATCGATTAAACAAATAGCTCTTGCTTTAAATATTTCTGATGCAAAAATGAATGAAGGTAGTTTAAGGGTCGATTTAAATATTTCAGTTAGAAAAAAAGGAACTCAAGATTTGAATACTCGTGTCGAAATTAAAAATTTGAATTCTACATCCAATATAGAAAAAGCAATTGAATATGAATTTAAATATCAAGTAGACTGTTATGAAAATAATAGATTTTTTGCTCAAGAAACAAAAAGATTTGATGAGTCTAAAAATATTACAGTTTCAATGAGATCTAAAGCAGATTCAATTGATTATAAATACTTTCCTGATCCTAACATCCCATATATTGAATTACCTGAAGAAGTTATAGAGTCAATTAAAATTGAAGAATTACCTTATGACAAAGAAAAAAGATATGAATTAAATGGATTGAATAATGTACAAATATCCCAACTAATAAACAATGTACATTATGCTAATTTTTTAGATAATTTAAAAACAAGCAACTTTAAAAAAACAGCTAATATCTTTTTTTCTGAAATTGTATCTTTTTTAAATTCAGAACAATTAGAATTAAAAGGGTTAGAATTAGATAATGAACAAACATCACAATTAATTGAATGAATTATTAAAGGAGATATAAATAAAAACAATTTAAAATTAATTTTAAAGAAGCATTTAGAACAACCATCTTTAAAATTAAAAAATTTGATAACTCAAAATAATTGGTTTATAGAAAAAATAGAATTTTCTTTGGATAAAATTATTCAAGAAATTCTAAGTGAAAATGCAAATTTAAAGGAAGAATTTAAAATTAACCCAAACAGAGCTTCTAAATTTATGATGGGGCAAGCCATGAAAAAAACAATGGGTAAAGCTAACCCCATTGAGCTAAACAAAAAAATAAAGGAATTATATGAAGCGTAA
- a CDS encoding amidase family protein — MVTKNIKKIIQNLKEDQNNAIAYVFENAKLNSSGLLANTVFSIKDNYADINVNARASSKFLENFKPQYKSTVIKLLEEEGSTCVARTNLDEFGLGGSGEYSAFGLIKNPLNTKHLVGGSSSGAAATFSNDIDFAIGSDTGDSVRKPASNIGKIGFKPSYGAISRYGLFAFATSLDTVAYFSHSVKDLIKISSVLYKPDFEKDMTSIDLSFDYKNIKEIKPKKIAYLNCFDKLNPDISIAYKEFLNKLEKEGIELIKVEENLKILNSIDVIYKVIAFSEASSNLSNLTGVHFGQRIEGKNWMDSYTKTRSINLGKMVQSRLILGSYFLESENQIRYFVKAKRMRRIMKEYFDKIHDLADIFIYPATNDIAPEIGKESKYNSYLNNILTYANLVGNPSLTMKLKEDSIKNLPFNISIDAKRNKDTKLFSHALYLEKILGGKYE; from the coding sequence ATGGTGACTAAAAATATAAAAAAGATAATTCAAAATTTAAAAGAAGATCAAAATAATGCCATTGCTTATGTTTTTGAGAATGCAAAATTAAATTCAAGTGGTTTGCTAGCTAATACAGTTTTTAGTATTAAAGATAACTATGCTGATATTAATGTTAATGCTAGAGCTTCAAGCAAGTTTTTAGAAAATTTTAAACCTCAATATAAATCAACAGTTATTAAATTGCTAGAAGAAGAAGGATCGACTTGTGTTGCTAGAACAAACTTAGATGAATTTGGTCTAGGCGGATCGGGTGAATATTCTGCTTTTGGTCTAATAAAAAATCCATTAAATACAAAACATTTAGTAGGAGGATCTTCATCAGGTGCTGCTGCAACTTTTAGTAATGATATTGATTTTGCTATTGGTTCTGATACGGGTGATTCAGTTAGAAAGCCAGCTTCAAATATAGGAAAAATTGGATTTAAACCATCATATGGAGCTATAAGTAGATATGGTTTATTTGCTTTTGCTACTTCGTTGGATACCGTAGCTTATTTTAGTCATTCAGTTAAAGATCTTATAAAAATATCTTCAGTTTTATATAAGCCAGACTTTGAAAAAGATATGACTTCTATAGATTTAAGTTTTGATTATAAAAATATAAAGGAAATAAAACCTAAAAAAATTGCTTATTTAAATTGTTTTGATAAATTAAATCCTGATATTTCTATAGCGTATAAAGAATTTTTAAATAAATTAGAAAAAGAAGGTATAGAACTTATTAAAGTTGAAGAAAACTTAAAAATTTTAAATTCTATTGATGTAATTTATAAAGTTATTGCTTTTTCTGAAGCATCATCTAACTTATCAAATTTAACAGGTGTTCATTTTGGGCAAAGAATAGAAGGAAAAAATTGAATGGACTCTTATACTAAAACTCGTTCTATAAATTTGGGAAAAATGGTTCAATCTCGTTTAATTTTGGGCTCATATTTTCTTGAATCAGAAAATCAAATAAGATATTTTGTCAAAGCTAAAAGAATGAGAAGAATTATGAAAGAATATTTTGATAAAATACATGATTTAGCTGATATATTTATTTACCCAGCAACAAATGATATTGCTCCAGAAATTGGCAAAGAATCAAAATATAATTCTTATTTAAATAATATTTTAACTTATGCAAATTTGGTTGGTAACCCCTCATTAACAATGAAATTGAAAGAGGATTCAATAAAAAACTTACCCTTTAATATTTCAATTGATGCAAAAAGAAACAAAGATACTAAATTATTTTCTCATGCATTATATTTAGAAAAAATTTTGGGAGGCAAATATGAATAA
- a CDS encoding glutamyl-tRNA amidotransferase, which translates to MTKTKMKELANNLLLEPTEDIFEMVNKLLSSIDSELKDLDEYDLNHIKALSHINEQKVSFFKLREDIPNDNTKINKQYILKNAATSDSDYVTIKKVINGD; encoded by the coding sequence ATGACTAAAACTAAAATGAAGGAACTTGCTAATAATTTATTGTTAGAACCAACAGAGGATATTTTTGAAATGGTAAATAAATTATTGTCTTCAATAGATAGTGAATTAAAAGATTTAGACGAATATGATTTAAATCATATTAAAGCTTTGTCGCATATTAATGAACAAAAAGTATCTTTTTTTAAGTTGCGTGAAGATATTCCTAATGATAATACAAAAATTAATAAACAATATATATTAAAAAATGCAGCAACAAGTGATTCTGACTATGTTACTATAAAGAAGGTAATAAATGGTGACTAA
- a CDS encoding pseudouridine synthase family protein, whose product MNNKFKAKKDDVGRILYKYLIKVCDNVPKSRIEKIFREKDIKVNGVRTNDKQYKIQLGDEIIVYGISEVSKPQKQNTANINFKVIYEDRNILIVDKAINVAMHSEENSLDDQVHKYLNFKKTSSFVPSSIGRIDKKTSGLVVYAKNYKTLVVFDEFQNNFERVYQFVSDFNQDKIDITVRLEKDIKNEKMKVNPDFGIKARTIFYKERNRNFAQIITGKKHQIRATLEYLHCPILGDTKYGGKKARRLYLHSYSMKFIGLPEEFSEYNDQIFISQPKW is encoded by the coding sequence ATGAATAATAAGTTTAAAGCAAAAAAAGACGACGTAGGTCGTATTTTATATAAGTATTTAATAAAAGTTTGTGATAATGTGCCTAAATCTAGAATTGAAAAAATTTTTAGAGAAAAAGATATTAAAGTTAATGGTGTCAGAACAAATGATAAGCAATATAAAATTCAATTAGGTGATGAAATTATTGTTTATGGAATTTCTGAAGTTTCAAAACCTCAGAAACAAAATACAGCAAACATAAACTTTAAAGTTATTTATGAAGATAGAAATATTTTAATTGTAGATAAAGCGATTAATGTTGCTATGCATTCAGAAGAAAATTCTTTAGATGATCAAGTTCATAAATATCTAAATTTTAAAAAAACTTCCTCATTTGTCCCTTCTTCAATAGGAAGAATCGATAAAAAAACTAGTGGTTTAGTTGTATATGCTAAAAATTACAAAACTTTAGTTGTATTTGATGAATTTCAAAATAATTTTGAAAGAGTTTATCAATTTGTATCAGATTTTAACCAAGATAAAATTGATATAACTGTTCGTCTTGAAAAAGATATTAAAAATGAAAAAATGAAAGTTAATCCCGATTTCGGAATTAAAGCTAGAACTATTTTTTATAAAGAAAGAAACAGAAATTTTGCTCAAATAATTACAGGTAAAAAACACCAAATTAGAGCAACTCTAGAATATTTACATTGTCCAATTTTGGGTGATACTAAATATGGAGGCAAAAAAGCTCGAAGACTTTATTTACATTCATATTCAATGAAATTTATTGGATTGCCTGAAGAATTTTCAGAATATAATGACCAAATTTTTATTTCTCAACCAAAATGATAG
- the scpB gene encoding SMC-Scp complex subunit ScpB yields MKNKIIEALLFIQGSEGVSSEQIKDVFKLNTIQEGRKLLKDFKQYFNNLDRGIKVHEFNDVYKFLTVEIAKDAIADLVTIVRKQRLSNAAIEVAGIVAYKQPVTRSIISNIRGVASDGIVASLLEKGIIEEVGVASTPGNPILYGITNKFYDYFKIKTLAELPPFPEFNRYSDIDEEMVDKDFNLFDSQRSDTNNDGVFIEEEEFDE; encoded by the coding sequence ATGAAGAATAAAATTATTGAAGCCTTATTATTTATCCAAGGTAGCGAGGGTGTTAGTTCGGAACAAATTAAAGATGTTTTTAAATTAAATACTATACAAGAAGGTAGAAAATTATTAAAAGATTTTAAACAATATTTTAATAATTTAGACCGTGGAATAAAAGTTCATGAATTTAATGATGTATATAAATTTTTAACCGTTGAAATAGCTAAAGATGCTATAGCTGATTTAGTTACAATAGTTAGAAAGCAAAGGTTGTCAAATGCTGCTATTGAAGTAGCTGGTATTGTTGCATATAAACAACCAGTAACTCGTTCTATTATTTCTAATATTAGAGGTGTTGCTAGCGATGGTATTGTTGCTAGTTTATTAGAAAAGGGAATTATAGAAGAAGTGGGCGTTGCTTCAACCCCCGGCAATCCTATTCTTTATGGTATTACTAATAAATTTTATGATTATTTTAAAATAAAAACATTAGCAGAATTACCCCCATTTCCAGAATTTAATCGTTATTCAGATATAGATGAAGAAATGGTTGATAAGGATTTCAATTTATTTGATTCACAAAGAAGCGATACAAATAATGATGGTGTGTTTATAGAGGAAGAAGAATTCGATGAATAA
- a CDS encoding segregation/condensation protein A, translating to MKELKKPVVNEISFEEAEEIIKGEDEYDDRHIFKLANFDGPLDLLVTLIKDKNISIFEVDLFDLATQYLEIIRHLKSYEIDIASEYLVMAATLLQLKARMLLQDPEVEEEIKQEKKRLLEQIAEYEKFKEISILLREQEEKRQYLYSKEPEETEGFERELDTSILDGHSNSSKLVITLRKMFERTYSELVRNITISTIAVSPEEQKKRIIGLFKSKNILTFQEVFHVPTMGHFVITLLAVLDLARQQIVVLEQEEDEGDIIFKKGVEYEE from the coding sequence ATGAAAGAACTTAAAAAACCAGTAGTAAATGAAATTTCTTTTGAAGAAGCAGAAGAAATAATTAAGGGCGAAGATGAATATGATGATAGACATATTTTTAAATTAGCTAATTTTGATGGTCCTTTGGATTTGCTTGTAACTTTAATAAAAGATAAAAACATAAGCATTTTTGAAGTGGATTTATTTGATTTAGCTACTCAATATTTGGAAATTATCAGGCATCTTAAAAGTTATGAAATTGATATAGCTTCTGAATATTTAGTAATGGCAGCCACATTGTTGCAATTAAAGGCTAGAATGTTGTTGCAAGACCCTGAAGTAGAAGAAGAAATAAAACAGGAAAAGAAAAGATTGCTTGAACAAATTGCTGAATATGAAAAGTTTAAAGAAATATCTATTCTTTTAAGAGAACAAGAAGAAAAACGCCAATATTTATATTCAAAAGAACCAGAAGAAACTGAAGGGTTTGAAAGAGAATTGGACACTTCAATTTTAGATGGTCATTCAAATAGTTCAAAATTAGTTATTACATTAAGAAAAATGTTTGAAAGAACATATTCAGAATTAGTTAGAAATATAACTATTTCAACAATTGCTGTGAGTCCGGAAGAACAAAAGAAAAGAATAATTGGTTTATTTAAATCAAAAAACATATTAACTTTTCAAGAGGTGTTTCATGTTCCGACAATGGGTCATTTTGTTATAACATTATTAGCTGTTTTAGATCTAGCAAGACAGCAAATTGTTGTATTGGAACAAGAAGAAGATGAAGGAGATATTATCTTTAAAAAAGGAGTAGAGTATGAAGAATAA
- a CDS encoding lysophospholipid acyltransferase family protein: MKLRTRKFWRFLPLIHNILTLNSKADRNRRMPEYYKFGEKQHFFQKYGSNILKHLNIEVKVEGFENIPSGPCLLTPNHSTYLDPLIIMSSLWNHGDGSKKTRYGTFVARSEAKSKKIVYKISELIDTFYIDLSKPKETLAVLKEFGQYVKRNQTCGVIFPEGTRTKNGKLNDFNPGVFLLAQSAYIPLVPVTINNAANALDNNRNGKLTITVKFHPVIKPQQFQTLDKKDFALWVHDIVKKDYIEQTITSKETINNTFTKRKNNK; this comes from the coding sequence ATGAAATTACGTACAAGAAAATTTTGAAGATTTTTACCTCTTATACACAATATTTTAACTTTAAATAGTAAAGCGGATAGAAATAGAAGAATGCCAGAATATTATAAATTTGGTGAAAAACAACATTTTTTTCAAAAGTATGGTTCAAATATATTAAAACATTTAAATATTGAAGTTAAAGTTGAAGGTTTTGAGAATATACCAAGCGGGCCATGTTTATTAACACCTAACCATTCTACATATCTAGACCCATTAATTATTATGTCTTCTTTATGAAATCATGGAGATGGTTCTAAAAAAACTAGATATGGAACCTTTGTAGCTAGATCAGAAGCTAAATCTAAAAAAATTGTTTATAAAATTAGTGAATTAATAGATACATTTTATATTGATTTATCTAAACCAAAAGAAACACTTGCAGTTTTAAAAGAATTTGGTCAATATGTAAAAAGAAACCAAACTTGTGGAGTTATTTTTCCAGAAGGTACAAGAACCAAAAATGGAAAATTAAATGATTTTAACCCTGGAGTATTTTTATTAGCACAGTCTGCTTATATTCCTTTGGTTCCTGTAACTATAAATAATGCTGCAAATGCTCTTGATAATAATAGAAATGGTAAATTAACTATTACTGTTAAATTTCATCCAGTTATAAAACCACAACAATTTCAAACTTTAGATAAAAAAGATTTTGCTTTATGAGTTCATGATATTGTTAAAAAAGACTATATTGAACAAACGATAACTTCTAAAGAAACAATAAATAACACTTTCACTAAAAGAAAAAACAACAAATAG
- a CDS encoding 4'-phosphopantetheinyl transferase superfamily protein → MISVDLTKIKRFKRISKEAIKKFLHPTEIEKYQKLNRPEKAIFLATRWAIKECLFKIDNSLFQYREILIEKNESGRYIYNDFQLSTTNEDGYVVAVAFKN, encoded by the coding sequence ATGATTTCAGTTGATTTAACTAAAATAAAAAGATTTAAAAGAATATCGAAAGAAGCTATTAAAAAATTTCTTCATCCAACTGAAATAGAAAAATATCAAAAATTAAATAGGCCTGAAAAAGCCATATTTTTAGCTACTAGATGAGCTATAAAAGAATGCTTATTTAAAATAGATAACTCACTTTTTCAATATAGAGAGATATTAATTGAGAAGAACGAATCAGGTAGATATATATATAATGATTTTCAACTATCAACAACAAATGAAGATGGTTATGTTGTTGCTGTTGCATTTAAAAATTAA
- a CDS encoding aminopeptidase C, protein MDKQITKSQLEKYENNYEKNLSNKIVESSIFKNGLANSSINNEVIKKHNFVFSNETKVGSITNQKNSGRCWIFAGLNSIRTKLMKDLKIESLELSQNYVHFFDKLEKANYYLNWVEKNGLQLDNDDRLFRHFNEAPISDGGYWEFFVNLVKKYGIVTKDAMNESYSSESTNEMVTQINWRLKAYTARMRKTFQETRDLNKVNLLKNHALEDVYNILVKSLGKPPKSFRFEYMNKDKKYVSLEEMTPIEFFDKYIGDYIENKIDLVSDPRNIHPYNSFIVSPISNNMVGGKPLTMLNVDIETMKKAMIEQIKDDEPVWFGCDVSTFSNRDGIMDSELYNYDITLTKTPEFSKAEKFESRASVISHAMNMVGVNLDKKGLPINWKVENSWGPDKGNKGFWSMSDQWFTDYNYMAIVDKKYLPKDVLAAYEKPSIEISPFDPLCSE, encoded by the coding sequence ATGGATAAACAAATAACAAAATCACAATTAGAAAAATATGAAAATAATTATGAAAAAAATTTATCAAACAAAATAGTAGAATCATCAATATTTAAAAATGGTTTAGCAAATAGTTCTATAAATAATGAAGTAATTAAAAAACATAATTTTGTTTTTTCTAACGAGACAAAAGTTGGAAGTATTACAAATCAAAAAAATAGCGGTAGATGCTGAATATTTGCGGGTTTAAATTCAATTAGAACAAAATTAATGAAGGATTTAAAAATTGAGTCCTTAGAATTATCACAAAATTATGTTCATTTTTTTGATAAGTTAGAAAAAGCAAATTATTACTTAAATTGAGTTGAAAAAAATGGTTTACAATTAGATAATGATGATAGACTTTTTAGACACTTTAATGAAGCTCCTATTTCAGATGGAGGTTATTGAGAATTTTTTGTTAATTTAGTTAAAAAATACGGAATTGTAACAAAAGATGCGATGAATGAATCTTATAGTTCTGAATCAACAAATGAAATGGTTACACAAATAAATTGAAGGCTAAAAGCTTATACAGCAAGAATGAGAAAAACTTTTCAAGAAACAAGGGATTTAAATAAGGTAAATTTATTAAAAAATCACGCTTTAGAAGATGTTTACAATATATTAGTAAAATCTTTAGGGAAACCTCCTAAATCATTTAGATTTGAATATATGAATAAAGATAAAAAATATGTTTCTTTGGAAGAAATGACTCCAATAGAATTTTTTGATAAATATATAGGAGATTATATTGAAAATAAAATAGATTTGGTGTCTGATCCTAGAAATATACATCCATATAATTCATTCATAGTATCACCTATTTCTAATAACATGGTAGGTGGTAAACCGTTAACAATGTTAAATGTAGATATTGAAACAATGAAAAAAGCTATGATTGAGCAAATTAAAGATGATGAGCCTGTTTGATTTGGTTGTGATGTTTCAACTTTTTCAAATAGGGATGGTATTATGGATTCTGAATTATATAATTATGATATAACTTTAACCAAAACACCAGAATTTTCAAAAGCTGAAAAATTTGAATCAAGAGCTTCAGTAATTTCTCATGCTATGAATATGGTGGGAGTAAATTTAGATAAAAAAGGCCTGCCAATAAATTGAAAAGTAGAAAATAGTTGAGGACCAGATAAAGGAAATAAAGGTTTTTGATCTATGAGTGATCAATGATTTACAGATTATAACTATATGGCAATTGTTGATAAGAAGTACTTACCTAAGGACGTATTAGCAGCTTATGAAAAACCATCTATTGAAATAAGTCCCTTTGATCCACTATGTTCTGAATAA
- a CDS encoding potassium channel family protein — MKLFKKIREICIIGVGRFGQAIVQKLLSDRENNIRLVIVDQEEKPLLQFKDEVDSIYIADCADRRTLESINIKEFDVVIVATSDNIEIVAALSEMGVNTIIARASNPRHARVLRQIGVTYIVSPEEEAGKKTAILVSDNALTHFSENIVEIQDEFVSSSIYIKNPELFNKKIGELDLRNKYDVSVSLIKRNSKFFLPSGNFEILENDLITFIGKLEDIIKVTQYCTKEAKK, encoded by the coding sequence ATGAAATTATTTAAGAAAATTAGAGAAATTTGCATTATTGGTGTGGGTCGTTTTGGGCAAGCAATAGTTCAAAAATTATTATCAGATAGAGAAAATAACATTAGATTAGTTATTGTTGATCAAGAAGAAAAACCACTTTTACAATTTAAAGATGAAGTAGATAGTATTTATATTGCCGATTGTGCTGATAGAAGAACTCTTGAGTCAATAAACATCAAAGAATTTGATGTTGTGATAGTCGCAACTTCTGATAACATTGAAATAGTTGCCGCTTTATCTGAGATGGGCGTTAATACAATTATAGCCAGAGCTTCTAACCCAAGACATGCTAGAGTTTTAAGACAAATTGGAGTTACTTATATTGTTTCTCCTGAAGAAGAAGCGGGGAAGAAAACTGCTATTTTAGTTTCAGATAATGCATTAACTCATTTTTCAGAAAATATAGTTGAAATTCAAGACGAATTTGTTAGTTCTTCTATTTATATAAAAAATCCTGAACTTTTTAATAAAAAAATTGGAGAACTAGATTTAAGAAATAAATATGATGTTTCAGTATCTTTGATTAAAAGAAATTCGAAATTCTTTTTGCCAAGTGGGAACTTTGAAATTCTAGAAAATGATTTAATTACCTTTATAGGAAAATTGGAAGATATTATAAAAGTTACACAATATTGCACAAAAGAAGCAAAAAAATAA
- a CDS encoding TrkH family potassium uptake protein, which translates to MKNKRRTSRKTNIIFRFLRKLGAVRYIFIIYILFTILISLLLFWNASHNEGITKPRYIDVLFVSASAFSDTGLTPLVISETFNSFGQFLIALSMVVGGIGIFTFKVYIFQSILKIKSNLFSNMVSQTERGSITISETRKMIKIAISFLIITTIIASFIFTMLLYFTKNPNFVIPSDFSPKANKMLFDPRVIMTQEQNPYMNFGQAIKLGIFHAISSINNAGFDLFGNKSLQPFYHDYAFQSITIIVFLIGGIGFPVIYDVWKKIQSARKSQPNHRFQLFTKFTIITYIVTTVLGFGLSIILEYFSKSKGSFWYQNEYGNAGEKIFALYFQVSSTRSAGFSTVNYYNFTQSTILLHSVLMFIGFSPVSTAGGVRNTTIAVIFLSVITMMSERKRINAFKRQIGKETLIKAVNVFAIAILLILVFTITTYATIPDKTKMINTQNYPLLFVVFETCSAFGNTGLSTGLSGSARNLHVVGKLSLISMMIIGQFGIPQTIKIFGRVKPASEHYQYIYEDVSIG; encoded by the coding sequence ATGAAAAACAAAAGAAGAACTTCTAGAAAAACTAACATTATTTTTAGATTTTTACGGAAATTAGGTGCCGTAAGATATATTTTCATTATATATATTTTATTTACTATTTTAATTTCCTTATTATTATTTTGAAATGCTAGTCATAATGAAGGTATAACAAAACCTAGATATATAGATGTTCTTTTTGTATCAGCTTCTGCTTTTAGTGATACAGGTTTAACTCCACTTGTTATTTCTGAAACTTTTAATAGTTTTGGACAATTTTTAATTGCTCTGAGTATGGTCGTCGGTGGGATAGGTATATTTACTTTTAAAGTTTATATATTTCAATCAATTTTAAAAATAAAATCAAATTTATTTAGTAATATGGTTTCGCAAACAGAGCGCGGATCAATTACTATTAGTGAAACAAGAAAAATGATAAAAATCGCAATTTCATTTCTAATAATTACAACCATAATTGCATCATTTATTTTTACAATGCTTTTGTATTTTACAAAAAACCCTAATTTTGTTATTCCTAGTGATTTTAGCCCTAAGGCAAATAAAATGTTATTTGACCCTAGAGTAATAATGACTCAAGAACAAAACCCATATATGAATTTTGGACAAGCTATAAAATTAGGAATTTTTCATGCAATTAGCTCAATTAATAATGCTGGTTTTGACTTATTCGGAAATAAAAGTTTGCAACCGTTTTATCATGATTATGCATTTCAAAGCATTACAATAATTGTTTTCTTGATTGGTGGTATTGGTTTTCCAGTTATTTATGATGTCTGAAAAAAAATACAAAGTGCTAGAAAATCACAACCGAATCATAGATTTCAATTATTTACAAAATTTACAATAATAACTTATATAGTAACAACTGTGTTAGGTTTTGGCTTAAGTATTATTTTAGAATATTTTTCAAAATCTAAAGGCTCATTCTGATACCAAAATGAATACGGAAATGCTGGAGAAAAAATATTTGCTTTATATTTCCAAGTTAGTTCAACTAGATCGGCTGGGTTTTCAACAGTTAATTACTACAATTTTACACAATCTACAATACTATTACATAGTGTTTTGATGTTTATAGGATTTTCACCAGTATCAACAGCAGGTGGGGTTCGTAATACAACCATTGCAGTTATTTTCTTAAGTGTAATAACTATGATGTCTGAAAGAAAAAGGATAAATGCTTTTAAAAGACAAATTGGCAAGGAAACTTTGATTAAAGCAGTTAACGTTTTTGCAATTGCTATATTATTAATTTTAGTATTTACAATAACTACTTATGCTACAATACCAGATAAAACAAAAATGATAAATACACAAAATTACCCATTATTGTTCGTTGTCTTTGAAACATGTTCTGCTTTCGGTAATACAGGACTAAGTACAGGACTTTCAGGTTCAGCTAGAAATCTACATGTTGTTGGAAAATTAAGCTTAATATCAATGATGATTATAGGTCAATTTGGTATTCCACAAACTATAAAAATTTTTGGAAGAGTGAAACCTGCATCAGAACATTATCAATACATATATGAAGATGTGTCAATTGGTTAA